Genomic segment of Salvelinus alpinus chromosome 23, SLU_Salpinus.1, whole genome shotgun sequence:
gctaattgagtgactgtcagtgactgacaaaataagagaaaaactgctgatgaacAACCAAATTTCAatttcaacagtaagttgagacccagtctgagtcccccccccaaaaaaaagaacTAAAAATAGTTTATGCCTGGAGCTGGCCCTGAGTCTGTATCACATTTCAGTCTACCTGGAAGCCCATTGTTTGTTTCCTGTTGACTTTGCGACAGGTTGAACAGGCTGCCTATATGCTTTGGGTCGGGTTTCCAAATGAAATACAAAGAAATTGCTTGAAAGCAGCTGTATATTTCACCTGCATCCTCATGTAATTTACAGAACAATTCATTAATAATAAGCGATCAGCTGACATGCATAATACTTTTAATCTGCAGGTGGAATTTTGCACCTCGTAACATAAACACTTTTGGCACTCGCACATGATAGCCTatacagtgtgtgtcagtgtcactATTCACCACTAATAACTCACACATAGGCTACACATTAATGTACTGCTACACCCCAGACAGCTTACACCTTACGACTGCAGAGTTTGTAAGACTTCATTAACCTCAGTTTCAAATGATTGCTTGCAGTTTCATACTGCCGGCCAACCATACGGACTGTTAAGTTATAATAAAGTTATAAACAGTCTCTTCTCGTTAACCTTAGCTAACCTTACCGGGAAACGACAGACAATGAGCCAATTGTGTTCATGCGCAGTTAGTTTTAAACCGCATAATCAACAGAATTCAAGGCCAGGGAAAAATTCTCTCAATCAGTTTAATGGAAGGAGATGGGGGAGTGGGAGAAGAAATTCACTTAGAATCCCATGTTTCAACATTATGTCTGGACAGTATCTCCTTGGGAAGCATCTGTTGTTCATCACATTTAGTCTCTGCCCTCCCAGAGAGGTGGGACTATTCAATACATCGTAAAGCTAGCAAGAACTGGACCACTGCCGGCCATATAGATAGACGGTCACTGTAAAACCATACAGATAGACGGTTAATGTAAAACCCACATTTACAGCAATAGATATTACTCATGCGTTTCTCCCTCCATCAacaccctccttccctcctccaccccccttccCTCCTCAGTCTTTTCAAATAATGGGAGTGATGAAAGCAAAATGATCCCGCACTCCGTTTTGGACCAAACACAGTAAGTATGTTTACAGTACTACAACAAGGCTGCCTTGCAGGGGTAGGTGTTGAAGTAGGGTCTGCACAGAAGGGTGAGTTTCACTGCCGTGCAGTACAACCTCCCAAAAAGTCCCGATGTGACCCTTTTGACCTCCGGGTTTGTGGCGGCTTTCCATAGTTCATAAATGTCGGCCACATGGCCGTGCGATGTCATCATCTTGTCGTAGATGCACAAGTGGTAGGGCGCCTTGCCTTCGCCTGAGAAGTACACATGTTCCTGTGGCGACACGCCCATGGCACTGGCACAGATGCCCATGAAGACATCGTCAATGTACAGCGAGGCATTGAGCGTCAATGAGGCCTCGTAGATTTTGTCCGCCACGTCTCTTGAGACGACGTAACCGGCCCCTGCCGTGTAGTCCGGGTATGACGCCCAAGGGTACATCTCTTGCGGGACGTAGTACTTGCTTTCCTTCTGGCGGATCGGTGGCGCGCCTCTGTGCACGTGACCGATCCAGAAGTCCGTCACGCCCTTCCTGTCCATGTCCTGCAGGTAGAGCACCAGGTTGGGCATGTGCACGAAGATGTCGTTGTCAGCCGTCATGAGGAAGCGGGCATGCGGGCAGTAGAAATGAGCCCAGCGGAACTGTAGCAGAAGCTTGAGGGTGAGGTTGTGGAACGTGTCCACAAAGTCCTGCTGGACCAAGTCGCCATGCCTGCGGTCCTCATCGACAAGGTTGTCCTGGATGCctccgctcctcctcctccacgtCTGGGCAGTCTCATGCTGCTTGGGAAGGCCCAGCACAAACATCACCTTCACCGTCACCCCCAGGTCTTGGCGAATGTAGGTCTCGTTGCCCCACGTCGACCGTATGGCTCGCCGTCTCTCGAAGTTCTCCGGGGAGGACTTGATGAGCAGAAGCAGTaaaatgtccttctctcctgagCACTTGTACGGGTGGTTGAGTAGGTAGCGGTGGTTACTGAACATGTGGGCCTCCTGTCGTGGGATGGTGAAGCTCTTGTTGATGAAAGTGTAGCTGTTGACCAGGTAGCGGTAAGAGTAGGAGTTGATGTGGCTCACCACACCACTGTCCAGCTGCTCCCAGCATACCATCACCACCGACAGCACCAGACACGTGGTCATCAACTGCACGCACTGGCACTTGCGGATCCGCCGGAAATTCACAAACATCGTGGAAAATTTATTCTGAAACCTTCCggtgttcttcctctgtcaggtCAGAGTGGTGATGGCAACAGTGGTATGCGTGTCTTTGTGTGTGAAAGAGCAGCTGCAGAGGTGGTTGTTCCTGTGACTCTtcgcagagcagtgtgtgtgttccatccTAGTTTTCCCACCTGGAGCAGGAGGCATGGGTGTTTCGGGGAGATTCACAGGAGGGCCTCCCGGAAAGCATCTCCTCTGTCTGGCGAGTCACTCACACTCCTGTTGTTATTGATTCCCACACAGCCGTTCTCATAGTGGCTCAGACTCATCCAGCATCCCCAGGTTGCCGACCATCGCTCTGAAATGGAACAGAGAATGCACGTTTTACTCTGTGTTGACAATTAAGTGCAGTAAAGTTTTCCTTAGAGTAAGCCAGACAAACAGATCAATCAACGAGTCTGAAACGGAATATTACAGTTATGACGGGGTCTGGTTGTTCTTAAACATTTGGTAACATTTTCCATTAGGCTGTTCTGCTGTGTATTTACTCTGTAATTAATCTAGAAACTACACTGTTTCAACTTCTCAATACAATGTTAGTTAATGCAACGTTATCACTAGAGTAATAACAAAATTACTACACAGGTACAAGAGCAACTTAATCTAAAGACTTAACATttttaatgtaaagtgttagctACCAAACAGTTGCTATATTTACTCATAGTTAGCATAGCTTTTGCTTCTATAACATAAGGTTACTTGCATAACCCCGGTTCGCTGATATTATGAGTGAGACATCTCAGTAGAGAGATTCCCCAGAATCTTATAAGAGTCTTGAAGAACCAATCATACACGTCTGTCGGAGACCGTCAGGTCGAGTGGCAAATGAGGGAGCCCCTCCCCTCACACTAAAGAGCCACTCGCCTGGTTTGTGATCATTCTCGAGCATGCCGAACTTCCTCACACTCCTGCAAGTAGGGGGATGTGGTGAGATGTCTCACTCATAATATCAGAGAACCGGGATTACGCAAGTAACCTTAAGTTCTCTTTCAATTATTTGTTTTGACATCTCACTAGAGGGATATGGCCCACTCCCGTATCGCACATGCTCTCCGAAGCCAGGTAGTTCCAACGTATCAACACTCAGAGGTCCCGACACTGAGGACAGTATGCGCCAATGAAGGTGCAGTGACATCTAGTCGGTAGAACCTCATAAAAGTATGAGGGAATGCCCAACAAGCCGCTTGGCAAATCTTCTGTAAGGAGATGCCCTTGATCAGTGCCCAAGAGGTAGTTATACCTCTGGTGGAGTGAGCCCTTGGGCCCTCCAGAGGCTGTAACCCCTTGCTAGTATAGGCCAATATAATAGCTTCCACAATACAATGTGACAATCGTTGATGAGAAAGGGGCCTCCCCTTGCAGAAAGGTGCCCAGGACACAAAGTGTTGGTCGCTCTTGGGCAAAGCTCTTGTCCTATCCAAGTATATGTGCAACTCGCATACTGGACACAAACTGCGTAGCCCGCTCTTCTTCCATAGAAGGGAAAGGCGGGGAGTGGAACGCCACAAGCTCCAAGGCGAGACAATTGAAATTGGCACTAACGTAAGGCATGGTTGGGTAACAAGGTAATCTTCGAAAAGCCCCAGGCAAACTGTAGACACTAATGGTGAACTGACAGTGCATGTACTGGTCTTAAAGGAGATATTTAATCTCCACCATTTCCAGTGACTCAGAAGGCTGCTGTGAAATAGCCCCAAGCACAATAGAAAAATCCCATGACGGGACTAAAGGCTTGGGAACTGGACGTAACAGGAAACGACATAACGGGGTCTCTTGTCGAAGCCTATATGACAGGCCAAGACAGCAGCTAGAGAGAAACCTTACAACCCCTGTTGGTCTAAGCCCTTACATCGCAATATCTAAAATGTATAATTTAGCCATTTGATTtcgaattttaggacccctgtaggtataatatatatatatatatattgaatttggcctttactgctatagcccatagaaatgcattgaataacacatttgtAAATAGCAAaacagacagtcaaaaaataaatcattaGGAACAAGGTTTTGAAGCGTTTGAAATTTAGAACCATGTTTGATCACATTATTCAGGGCACATTTTAACCCCTACGCACTTTTTGTCATTTTTACAGCCcggtactgggttaccttcagaagACCCCTGGAGCATGTGCAAAACAGCCGACACCTTCGTGTTCGTGAGATATTGCTGagatattagtttgtagctccaACGGTTCGTTCTGGACAGTTGGTTTTGCGAGAAGACCTCTTAAAAATGAGGACGTCCGCGACAGAGTTTAGACGACTGCCGCAAAGCTTGTGGATGTCGTAGAGCCAAACAATCGACACTGTTGCGTTCGTGAGAGTCACATTTTTTTAAGGTGGTGACTTATTCGTTTTACGTACAATTTCATGATGATTTTC
This window contains:
- the LOC139551076 gene encoding lactosylceramide 1,3-N-acetyl-beta-D-glucosaminyltransferase A-like, with the protein product MFVNFRRIRKCQCVQLMTTCLVLSVVMVCWEQLDSGVVSHINSYSYRYLVNSYTFINKSFTIPRQEAHMFSNHRYLLNHPYKCSGEKDILLLLLIKSSPENFERRRAIRSTWGNETYIRQDLGVTVKVMFVLGLPKQHETAQTWRRRSGGIQDNLVDEDRRHGDLVQQDFVDTFHNLTLKLLLQFRWAHFYCPHARFLMTADNDIFVHMPNLVLYLQDMDRKGVTDFWIGHVHRGAPPIRQKESKYYVPQEMYPWASYPDYTAGAGYVVSRDVADKIYEASLTLNASLYIDDVFMGICASAMGVSPQEHVYFSGEGKAPYHLCIYDKMMTSHGHVADIYELWKAATNPEVKRVTSGLFGRLYCTAVKLTLLCRPYFNTYPCKAALL